One window of the Colletotrichum lupini chromosome 9, complete sequence genome contains the following:
- a CDS encoding aromatic prenyltransferase, translating into MTETYQSTIVPDGNRATKDISNLYSRVDHSFAIKGNFQGKPLVSSWDPTIQDTLSSLLRWTGSYSAEAQEHYLKFAREVVVPRLNPPRAADWPHYIGTHNHGPYELSIAFAPHKKAKVRFSVQPLAESHVVDDPLGQKDLRKKCEDFASACHADRDRLDNFFDSIFLTEEEQAGLLEKHAGRSDAAGALPQQNCFVAFDLEPVDSGSPAVNMKLYLFPQLKALATDKDLLDVTESILRRLAGGDKELLASWQMVRSFLTSDGKDNLIHFLAIDCLGPQMKPRFKVYTHTHINSLASARRVITMGGRVPSPKYLDTLWPLLMDMEDVSLTDREGLQKSLREPESKYCGLNPTFELGPGNAVPVVKMYVPIWQYARDEPGIVRRYQRLLQTQGLGHYDIEAAVQCVFGDERDTSLHNMASIVSTGGGENVAFTAYLGPKFWD; encoded by the exons ATGACAGAAACTTATCAGTCTACCATTGTCCCCGACGGCAATCGTGCTACCAAAGATATCTCCAACCTCTACAGCAGAGTCGATCACTCTTTCGCTATTAAAGGAAATTTCCAAGGAAAACCACTCGTCTCCTCATGGGATCCCACCATCCAAGACACTCTCTCCTCGCTTTTACGCTGGACGGGCTCCTACTCAGCCGAGGCGCAGGAGCACTATCTCAAGTTTGCGCGTGAGGTTGTGGTTCCCCGTCTCAACCCGCCTCGCGCGGCCGACTGGCCGCATTACATCGGAACGCACAACCATGGGCCATACGAGCTAAGCATCGCCTTTGCGCCTCATAAAAAGGCCAAAGTACGGTTTTCAGTACAGCCGCTGGCTGAGAGCCATGTGGTCGATGACCCCCTAGGGCAAAAGGATCTACGAAAGAAATGTGAAGATTTCGCGTCTGCATGCCATGCAGACCGTGATCGACTGGATAACTTTTTCGATTCAATCTTCCTCACTGAAGAGGAGCAGGCCGGGCTACTTGAGAAGCATGCTGGTCGCAGTGACGCGGCCGGTGCGCTGCCTCAGCAAAATTGTTTCGTTGCGTTCGATCTCGAGCCCGTTGATAGCGGCAGCCCGGCTGTTAATATGAAGCTGTATTTGTTTCCGCAGCTCAAAGCTCTTGCAACAGACAAGGACCTACTAGACGTCACAGAGTCCATTCTGAGACGACTTGCCGGTGGTGATAAGGAGCTGCTAGCATCCTGGCAAATGGTTCGATCATTTCTTACCTCTGATGGCAAGGATAACCTCATACATTTCCTTGCCATCGACTGTCTGGGGCCCCAGATGAAGCCTCGATTCAAAGTCTACACCCATACACATATTAACTCGCTCGCCTCAGCCCGTCGTGTCATCACTATGGGTGGTCGTGTCCCCTCACCGAAGTATCTAGATACTCTCTGGCCCCTCCTTATGGATATGGAAGACGTTTCTCTGACTGATAGAGAGGGACTGCAAAAGTCTCTGCGCGAACCGGAAAGCAAGTACTGTGGGCTTAATCCAACGTTTGAGCTGGGTCCGGGCAACGCAGTTCCGGTGGTCAAGATGTACGTGCCTATATGGCAATACGCGCGCGACGAGCCCGGGATCGTGCGTCGCTACCAGCGCTTGCTACAGACGCAGGGTTTGGGGCATTACGATATTGAGGCTGCTGTTCAATGCGTCTT CGGCGATGAGAGGGATACAAGCCTGCATAACATGGCATCAATCGTCTCGACGGGAGGCGGGGAAAATGTAGCCTTTACCGCCTACCTCGGGCCAAAGTTCTGGGACTAA
- a CDS encoding major facilitator superfamily transporter has product MEAAKDNKITPATRAEGSLRDGSVDGENVKKNDYDDDVVQVVDKAAERALCRKLDLHILPVLAVMYLFNALDKGNLGNAETDGLSTDLGFKDGQYNLIVSIFFVPFVAAAPFVALIGKKFGPAVVLPILMFTFGTMTMLMAAAQNVGGVFASRWFLGMAESAFFPLVIYYLTTFYRRGELARRLAVFYAASNIANAFSGLLAFGVFHITNTKLHPWRWLFIIEATATILFSFFAFWYLPRSAAEAKFLTEEQKRLAHHRIRVDSSSVVGEKMKIREAAKVFKHPTTFGFLAIEICLGVPLQSVGLFMPQIVQRLGYSTIKTNLYTVAPNVSGAAMLLILAFLSDWRRLRFPFIALGFMLTFIGFIIYAAIDDVEAETKFAYYACFMMTWGTSAPSVLLSTWYNNNVVNENQRVLLTSIGVPLANLMDLVSSNIFRKPDAPKYAPALITTAAFGVAGASCALALGFFMMWDNRKRNRAEGVTLTASEVPTSKLGDGPKSPHFRWFL; this is encoded by the exons ATGGAGGCCGCAAAGGACAACAAGATCACCCCAGCGACACGCGCTGAAGGATCACTTCGCGATGGATCCGTGGATGGCGAGAACGTCAAGAAGAACGACTACGACGACGATGTGGTTCAAGTCGTCGACAAAGCCGCCGAGAGGGCCCTCTGCAGAAAGCTGGACCTTCACATCTTGCCTGTGCTAGCCGTGATGT ACCTGTTCAACGCACTCGATAAGGGAAACCTAGGAAATGCCGAAACCGATGGCCTGAGCACGGATCTCGGCTTCAAAGATGGCCAGTACAACCTCATCGTCAGCATCTTCTTCGTGCCCTTCGTCGCGGCCGCGCCGTTTGTGGCCCTCATCGGCAAGAAATTCGGCCCGGCCGTCGTCCTCCCGATTCTCATGTTCACCTTCGGCACGATGACGATGCTTATGGCTGCCGCGCAAAACGTTGGCGGTGTCTTTGCATCGCGATGGTTCCTCGGCATGGCAGAGTCGGCGTTCTTCCCACTGGTCATCTACTATCTCACCACATTTTACCGTCGCGGTGAGCTTGCGCGACGGCTGGCTGTCTTCTACGCCGCTTCAAACATC GCAAACGCATTTTCCGGTCTTCTGGCATTCGGCGTGTTCCACATCACCAACACCAAATTGCATCCTTGGCGATGGCTCTTCATCATTGAGGCCACTGCCACCATCTTGTTCTCCTTCTTTGCGTTCTGGTATCTTCCGCGTAGCGCTGCGGAGGCGAAGTTCCTTACGGAGGAGCAGAAGCGACTTGCCCACCACCGCATCCGAGTCGACAGCTCATCCGTGGTTGGAGAGAAGATGAAGATCCGAGAAGCAGCCAAAGTTTTCAAGCATCCGACGACG TTCGGCTTTCTCGCCATCGAAATCTGCCTTGGCGTTCCCCTCCAGAGCGTTGGTCTCTTCATGCCCCAGATCGTGCAACGCTTGGGATACAGCACCATCAAGACGAACCTCTACACAGTGGCCCCGAACGTCAGCGGTGCTGCCATGCTTCTCATCCTGGCTTTCCTCTCGGATTGGCGACGACTTCGGTTCCCATTCATCGCCTTGGGTTTCATGCTCACGTTCATCGGCTTCATCATCTACGCTGCCATTGACGATGTCGAAGCTGAGACCAAATTCGCATACTATGCTTGTTTCATGATGACTTGGGGAACTTCAGCACCGAGTGTGCTTCTGTCGACTTGGTACAACAACAATGTTGTCAACGAAAATCAGC GTGTACTTCTGACTTCAATCGGTGTTCCACTGGCCAACCTCATGGATCTTGTGAGCAGCAACATATTCCGCAAGCCAGATGCTCCAAAATACGCGCCCGCATTGATCACAACGGCAGCATTCGGCGTGGCCGGTGCCTCATGCGCGCTTGCTCTGGGATTCTTCATGATGTGGGACAACCGAAAGAGAAACCGGGCCGAGGGTGTTACCTTGACTGCTAGTGAAGTCCCGACATCGAAGTTGGGCGATGGACCTAAGAGCCCTCACTTCCGCTGGTTCTTGTGA
- a CDS encoding endoribonuclease L-PSP, with protein MSSPKTPVLTDKAPKPLPGIYSQAIIANGMVFCSGAVPMDPVTMKIIDGDVQAHTHQCIKNLTAVLEGAGTTIDKVVKVNVFLSDMDDFAAMNEVYCTYWGDIKPSRTCVAVKTLPLNVDVEIECIAVL; from the exons ATGTCCTCCCCAAAGACCCCCGTTCTCACAGATAAGGCCCCCAAGCCCCTGCCCGGCATCTACAGCCAAGCCATCATTGCCAATGGCATGGTCTTCTGCTCCGGCGCCGTTCCCATGGACCCGGTGACAATGAAAATCATCGACGGTGACGTTCAGGCACACACG CACCAATGCATCAAGAACCTGACCGCGGTACTGGAAGGCGCCGGTACCACGATTGACAAGGTGGTCAAGGTGAACGTCTTCCTCTCGGACATGGATGACTTTGCTGCGATGAATGAAGTTTATTGCACTTATTGGGGTGACATCAAACCTTCTAGAAC TTGCGTGGCGGTCAAGACCCTTCCACTAAATGTCGATGTGGAGATTGAGTGCATAGCTGTCCTGTAA
- a CDS encoding dolichol-phosphate mannosyltransferase subunit 3, with amino-acid sequence MTRAQQTISLALLVSSLYLALFLQLIPIPAKIQNDVVPVLPFWALISFGSYLLAKLGYNVMTFNDVPEAHKELMAEIEEAVVDLRKLGVDVD; translated from the exons ATGACCCGCGCTCAGCAGACCATCTCTCTTGCGCTCCTCGTGAGCTCG CTCTACCTCGCTCTCTTCCTCCAGCTCATCCCGATTCCCGCCAAGATTCAGAACGATGTTGTCCCCGTT CTGCCCTTCTGGGCCCTGATCTCCTTCGGCTCCTACCTCCTCGCCAAGCTCGGATACAATGTCATGACCTTCAACGATGTGCCCGAGGCGCACAAGGAACTCATGGCCGAGATTGAGGAGGCCGTCGTCGACCTGCGGAAGCTTGGTGTCGATGTGGACTAA
- a CDS encoding rhamnogalacturonase B yields MCFVRLGGRPSVKINEWEGADPGAPTLIDSRGVTRGAYRGFGDVYSWEVPASELKTGQNTLVIGVIGKGDADFLSANYIIDAVELQGKGGPKNDTSSYTSRYQRRFQ; encoded by the exons ATGTGCTTCGTAAGACTAGGCGGCAGACCTAGTGTCAAGATTAACGAGTGGGAAGGAGCGGATCCAGGGGCCCCG ACACTCATCGACTCTCGCGGCGTAACCCGTGGTGCCTATCGCGGGTTCGGCGACGTGTATAGTTGGGAAGTACCTGCGAGTGAGCTCAAGACGGGACAGAACACACTTGTGATTGGGGTGATTGGGAAAGGAGATGCTGACTTTCTGAGCGCCAACTACATCATCGATGCTGTTGAGTTGCAGGGTAAAGGAGGGCCAAAGAACGACACCTCGTCATATACTTCTAGATACCAGCGGCGTTTCCAATAA
- a CDS encoding dimethylaniline monooxygenase, producing the protein MPLKVAVIGAGPAGLATARYLKWAHLFFAIEPIQIRVFEAEDDIGGTFKYRVYEDAELVSSKYLTAFSDHRLPRDAADYVTPAVYVQYLNEYCDRFELRPHIECSSKVTRTERVDGGGHIVTVARKDGTTFDYDCDAVAVCSGLNLEPRIPDIPGLEKVPKVLHSSQFKSRDQLRDVKSDKPTVVIVGTGETGQDLGQLAATTETVQHVVMCHRDGFVVAPKTAPTPIMFGFWGRNSKVNDKPVDCSIASLFDTAYVPQKLQSSQLLWDFYNQQIDVTFSLIGGTLEGWDQHVGGMRRERMHIDHFFPAKSTRAVPYLSAPWRPPLSAMERIRRFFFYIKELDVDTKGRYIDVAPWPEYVDDDGVLHFRDTGRPESEKIKQMVVKPDVILFATGYTRRFPFLDKSYGTPDTADVRAIYHSSDVSVGFIGFVRPNLGAIPTLAEVQTQYWILQLLRSKYPNVPGLTIPSKGLTLDPNALPGYDIDWKLHPRCGRDPWAEKRGVDHESYVYQLALDMGSAPRFSYVYSKGFKALYTWAMGSNFNAKFRLVGPWKNEEESLRIIRGELYDIVKRSGGMLYMIANTLIPFFLFGTMSMAIHTWEWTKSLFHPWTRKGGQIRLPEC; encoded by the exons ATGCCTCTCAAAGTCGCTGTCATCGGTGCCGGACCCGCGGGTCTGGCGACGGCGAGATATCTGAAATGGGCACACTTGTTCTTCGCGATTGAACCTATCCAGATCCGGGTCTTTGAGGCCGAGGATGATATCGGAGGCACGTTCAAGTATCGAGTGTACGAGGACGCTGAA CTCGTCTCGTCTAAATACCTGACCGCCTTCTCCGATCACCGCCTGCCCCGAGATGCCGCTGATTATGTCACCCCGGCTGTCTATGTACAGTACCTAAACGAATACTGTGATCGGTTCGAGCTCCGACCTCACATCGAATGCTCGTCTAAGGTCACTCGCACTGAAAGAGTAGATGGCGGAGGGCATATCGTCACCGTCGCCCGCAAAGATGGCACAACCTTCGACTACGACTGTGATGCCGTTGCCGTCTGCTCCGGACTCAACCTCGAACCCCGTATTCCTGACATTCCGGGGCTGGAGAAGGTCCCCAAGGTCCTCCACTCATCGCAATTCAAGAGCCGAGATCAACTACGAGATGTCAAGAGCGATAAACCCaccgtcgtcatcgtcggcaCGGGAGAGACTGGTCAAGACCTCGGTCAACTCGCGGCGACGACAGAAACCGTTCAACATGTTGTGATGTGCCACCGAGATGGATTCGTCGTTGCACCCAAG ACTGCACCGACACCAATCATGTTCGGGTTCTGGGGCAGGAATAGCAAAGTAAACGATAAACCCGTTGACTGTTCCATCGCTAGTCTCTTCGACACTGCATATGTTCCCCAGAAATTGCAGTCGAGCCAACTGCTTTGGGATTTTTACAACCAACAGATCGACGTTACATTCTCGCTAATTGGTGGGACGCTTGAGGGCTGGGACCAACATGTCGGCGGCATGCGTCGGGAGAGGATGCACATCGATCACT TCTTCCCGGCCAAATCCACTCGTGCTGTGCCATACCTATCAGCGCCTTGGCGGCCGCCTCTTTCGGCCATGGAGCGGATACGCCGATTCTTCTTCTACATCAAAGAGCTTGACGTCGACACCAAGGGTCGATACATTGACGTTGCGCCTTGGCCCGAGTATGTTGACGACGATGGTGTGTTGCACTTCCGCGACACCGGTAGACCAGAGTCGGAGAAGATAAAGCAGATGGTGGTGAAGCCTGATGTTATTCTATTTGCAACTGGCTACACCCGCCGCTTCCCTTTCCTCGATAAGAGCTATGGCACACCCGACACAGCCGATGTACGAGCCATCTACCACAGCAGCGATGTATCAGTAGGGTTTATTGGCTTCGTGCGGCCGAATTTGG GTGCAATTCCCACCCTCGCCGAGGTGCAGACCCAATACTGGATCCTTCAACTACTCAGATCCAAGTATCCTAACGTCCCTGGCCTAACAATACCGTCGAAAGGACTCACTTTGGATCCGAACGCCCTACCCGGCTACGATATCGACTGGAAACTCCACCCTCGATGTGGCAGAGACCCGTGGGCCGAAAAGCGCGGTGTCGACCACGAGAGCTACGTATACCAGCTAGCCCTAGACATGGGCTCAGCACCACGGTTCAGCTATGTCTACTCCAAGGGTTTCAAGGCCTTGTACACTTGGGCTATGGGTAGCAACTTCAATGCAAAGTTCCGCCTTGTGGGGCCCTGGAAGAACGAGGAGGAGTCGCTGCGCATCATTCGTGGCGAGCTTTACGACATCGTCAAGCGGTCTGGCGGTATGCTATACATGATCGCCAACACCTTGATACCCTTTTTCTTGTTCGGCACGATGAGCATGGCCATTCATACTTGGGAGTGGACCAAGAGCTTGTTTCACCCATGGACGCGGAAGGGGGGTCAAATACGCCTCCCCGAGTGTTAA
- a CDS encoding methyltransferase — protein MSSVFSLLWRASNEGSNAIDASSWRLKKVIFAVIKDALFPIENRQVQRLADSQGHEVPEPFLPSIPQLHSSDFLDFPGREENAPHHPYHSLAFFCITFTCNTKMPTDPNQSEPCDEPDGDLKHVPFGDSSGSFSSSFSSADKLDGTESLISNLRLFSFENKRRYHKYKEGRYMLPNDDIEQDREDIKHAMIVHVYNRALHNAPLRNPQRVLDIGTGTSI, from the exons ATGTCTTCTGTATTCTCATTACTCTGGCGTGCATCCAATGAAGGATCGAACGCCATCGACGCGTCAT CGTGGCGACTCAAA AAGGTCATTTTCGCGGTGATCAAGGATGCATTGTTTCCGATTGAGAATCGTCAAGTCCAGCGGTTAGCTGACAGCCAAGGCCACGAAGTCCCAGA ACCGTTCCTCCCGTCAATCCCTCAGCTTCATTCTTCCGACTTTCTCGACTTCCCGGGTCGAGAGGAGAACGCACCCCATCACCCGTATCACTCACTCGCCTTCTTCTGTATCACTTTTACATGCAATACAAAGATGCCTACCGACCCCAACCAATCAGAGCCTTGCGATGAGCCTGATGGAGACTTGAAGCATGTACCGTTTGGCGACAGCAGTGGCTCGTTCTCCTCCTCATTTTCGTCTGCTGATAAGCTTGATGGAACCGAATCTCTGATTTCCAATCTTCGACTCTTTAGTTTTGAAAATAAACGACGCTATCACAAGTATAAAGAGGGCCGCTACATGTTACCAAACGATGATATTGAACAGGACCGAGAGGATATAAAACACGCTATGATAGTACACGTCTACAATAGGGCTTTACACAATGCCCCTTTGCGCAACCCACAAAGAGTTCTCGATATAGGAACCGGCACTAGTATTTAG